The DNA sequence CGCGCGCGGGTTCACCAACAACTGGGGAGCCGACATCGACACCGGGCTCGGCGAGTTCGCCAAGGGCTCGGCAGCCGGAAAGATCGGCCTGCAGTACAAGTCGCGCTGGTGGGAGACCGACCACCACATCTACGGCGGCATCACCGAGACCGACATGGACCTGCAGCACATCTGGTACCCGTCCTACGGCTACGGCCAGCAGAAGGGCCTGATCGTCGGGTACTACAACACCGGCACGGCCGCCAGCACGTACGGCGCGCTGGCGCCGAAGGACCGCGAGGCGCGCGCCGTCGCGCAGGGCGTGAAGATCCACGGCGAGAAGTACGCCACGGAGCTTGAGCACTCGTTCTCGATCGCCTGGCACAAGGTGCCCTACATCGAGGGCTCCTGGGCCTACCCCAAGCAGGACTCGGCGTACTTCCACAAGCTCCAGGAGGGCGCCGGCAACGTGTTCTTCGCCGGCGACTGGATGTCCGAGGTCTCCGCCTGGCAGCACGGCGCGTTCTGGGCCGCGCGCTACGCCGTGCAGGCGCTGCACGAGAAGGCCCTGGCGACGGTCTGACCCTCGCCCGTCGGCGCCGGGCCGTCCGTCCGGACGGCCCGGCGCCCCGATCCCCACAGTGCGCGGCGTGCGCCGCCTGGAGCCAAGGAGTCATCGAGATGGGCATGCTCAAGCCGTGGCACATCATCGTGCTGGTCGTCGTCATCCTGCTGATCTTCGGGGCGCAGCGCCTTCCCGACCTGGCCCGCAGCGTCGGCCAGTCGCTCAAGATCTTCAAGAGCGAGGTCAAGGACCTCACCTCCGACGGCGAGCAGCCGCCCGTCGTCTCGACGGGGGCGCCGACTGCGGCGCCTGAGGCCTGACGGCGAAGGGCGCAGACGGTGCTCGACATCAACGGTGGTGAGCTGCTGGTCATCGCCGTGCTCGCCGTCGTGCTGATCGGGCCCGAACGCCTGCCGCAGTACGCGCAGCAGCTCGCGACGCTCGTGCGCGACGCCAAGCGCTGGCTGGCGCAGGCCAAGGACCGCGTCGCCGACGAGCTCGGCCCCGACGTCGACGTCGACTGGTCGCGACTCGACCCCCGGGCCTACGACCCGCGCGCGATCGTGCGCGAGGCGCTGCTCGACGACCTGCTGCCCGGCGGGGTCCGGCGACCGGCCGGCTCGGTCGAGGACGTCGCCGTGCGGCGCCCCCAGGGCGCGGTGTCGCTGCCCGACGAGCCCGACGGCCCTGACGAACCGGACGGCGTGGCGCACGGCGTCGGCGGCGGCCGCCAGGCCGAGGCGGCCTGACATGGCGTCACCGACCACGGCGCCCGCGCGCGACGCGTCCCGCGAGGCGCTGACCGACTCGCCGCCCGTCGACGGAGCGCGGGCGCCGGGCCGCCGCGCCCGCATGCCGCTGCGCGGGCACCTGCGCGAGCTGCGCACGCGGTCGTTGTGGGTCGCGGTCGGCTTGGCGGTCGGGGCGCTGTTGGGTTGGGCGCTCTACGACCCGCTGCTGGCGCTGCTGACCCGCCCGCTCCACCTCGCCGCGTCGACCGAGCACCGGGACATCGCCCTGAACTTCACGGCGCTTGGCGCGCCGCTCGACATCCGGCTCAAGGTCTCGCTGTTCCTGGCGGTGCTGGTGACCTGCCCGTGGTGGCTCTACCAGGTCTGGGCGTTCATCACCCCGGGCCTGACCGCGCGCGAGCGGCGGTACGCCGTCGGCTTCCTCGGCGCGGCCGTGCCACTGTTCCTCGGCGGCGGGGCGCTCGCCTGGTGGGTGCTGCCGCACGCCGTCAACATCCTCGCCTCGTTCGCGCCCGAGGGGACGTCTCAGCTCGTCAACGCGCAGGACTACCTGACCTTCGTCATGCGGCTGGTGCTGGCCTTCGGGGTCGCGTTCGTGGCGCCGGTGCTGCTGGTCGCGCTCAACCTCGCCGGCGTCGTCCGTCACGAGCCGCTCGCCCGGGGCTGGCGCTGGGCGGTGCTGGCCGCGTTCGTGTTCGCCGCCGTCATGACGCCGACGCCGGACGCGCTGACCATGGTGCTGGTCGCCGCGCCGATCTGCGCGCTCTACTTCGCGGCGCTCGGGGTGGCGGTGTGGCACGACCGCCAGGTCGACGTGCGCGTGTGAGCCGGATCCTTCAGCAGACGCCAGCCGGGCGATGTTTGGCGAGAGGGGGCGTCGTCAGGCTCCTGGGCGCACCGGAGGACTCGCGCCGACGGACGGTGGCCACGAGCTCCAAGCGCTTTCGGAGCACCACGGAAGCCCGGCTGCCCCATTCGGTGACGCGGTTGTTAGGAGCGCTCCGGGCCAACCTCGGACATGTGACGCCCGGCCGACGCCACAGATTGATGACCCCGCGCGGGTTGACCGCCAGAGACAGCGATGACTCTCATGGCCGATCCCAGGCATTCTCAGAGCCAGTTCCTGCCCGGGTGAGTGGCGGGGGAGAGTCACCGATCGCCTCCACCAGCGTTCGTCAGACGGATCATGCGTCGCACGCCGTTGATCCAGTTCTCGCGCAGCGCCTCCTGCGCGGCCGGGATGTCTCCGTCGCACACGGCCCTCGCGATCTTCACGTGCTCAGCGGCCACACGCGAGACGACAGTGTGGTCGGAGACAAGCAGCCGCTCGTAACGATGTATGGCCTGGCGCGTGTTCCGCATCATCTCGCCGAGCCTTTGGTTCGGGCAGCCGCTGGTGAGGAGTGTGTGCCATGCGTCGTCGTTCGCCGCGACGTGTGCGAACTGGACGTGCTCGGCGCGGAAGTCCCCGGCGAGGGTCAGCAGGCGCCTCCCGATCTCCGGGAGCTGATCCGTTGCCGTGAGCGAGACCGCCAGGCCCTCGAGTGCGGAGACGATCGGCGCGAGCTCCTCGAGCTCCTCCGCGCTGAACGGCTTGAAACGAAAACCCTTTCCCTCAACCCAGTCGATCTGGTCGGCCTCCGCGAGTCCGATCAACGCCTCTCGCAGCGGAGTGCGACTCACTCCGAGGTCAGCCGCGAGTTGCGCCTCGCTGATGCTCTGGCCGGGCTCAACAGCCCCTGAACGCATGCGAGCGAGCATCTCGTCGCGGACCTGGCTTCGCAGGGAGTGCCGTCGGATCTTCACGTTCACCGCCCTTCGTCGGTCGTTCTCTGACTCAATCTCCGGGGCCAGATCGGCGGCATCTCGAGCCCGCGCCTGTCCGCACCTGCCTTCGGCAACTCCGCTCCGCGCGCTCCTCGTGTGTCGAGAGCCTGATTGCCAGAGTTGAGGAGCCGCACGGCCTGCGCGTGAAGCTCACGTGTCCCCGCTGCGAGACACGATGTGCCGTTGTGCAGCGTGATCGGCTCACCGAAGGCGTCGGTACACCACCCACCCGCGCCGTTGACGACCGGCACGAGCGCGCACACGTCCGACTCCACGACGTCACCACTCTCCACAGCGATGTCGAGCGCCCCCGACGCGAGACTTCCAAAGCCGAAGGAGCCAGAGCCATACACGCGCCAGGCCGTCGCCGCGCGGAGCGCGTTCGCTCCCGCCTCATGCTCCAGAAGGGTGACTTCTGGATATCCCCATGCGACAACCGCGTCTTCGAGGGATCGCAGGTCTCGAGTACTCGTCTCGACGCCGTTCCTCCGCGTGGCCGAGCCGACCACGCCAACCCATCGATCTCCTGATGCGGGCGCATCGATGACGCCGATGACGGGCTCCGAGCGATGGCAAAGGGCGATCAGGGTGGTGAAGACCGGTATTCCCGCGGCAAAGGCACGGGTGCCGTCGATGGGGTCCAGGACCCAGACGAATTCGGCGTCCCTTCGCTCAGGCTCGAACTCCTCTCCGACGATGCCGTGCCGAGGATACTGGTCGTTGATTCGCGCACGAAGCGTGGACTCGACGACCAAGTCAAACTCCGTCGCCGGATTCGACTCGGATTTGCATTGAGCCGCGGCGCCCGCCGAGTTTCCAGAGAGCAGGCTGCGTGAGATGTCAGCGAGCTGCTCGGCGAACCCGACAAACTCCGCACGGCGAGGGTGATCCGAGAATGACTCAGTCTCGGACATTCTTAACCCTGCGCCGCATTCCATGCCTCTTCGAACGCCTTGCGCTCGGCTGGGCTGTCCTTATCGTCGCGCACGATGTTCAAAGAGGACAGGCTCGGCAGGTCCAGGTATTCGCCAACTTCGATGTCGGTGCGGCTCGGGCGCCGGAACGTCTTCTCGAGAATCTTGATCTGTGTCTCCTTGGAGATCATTGCGTCGACAAGTCGCCGCGCGCCGTCGGGATTCGCTGCCTTCTCGATGACGGCGACCGCCTCGTAGGTGGTCGACACTCCGTCGCTGGGGTAGACGATCCTGATGCTCTCCTGGCCGCCGGCGATGTACGCGTAGATGTTGGACTCGTAACCGAGGCTCACCGCGTACTCGCCCTGCGCGACGGCGGGGTACAGCGTGTCCGTGTCGTCCGTGACCTCAAGATTCTGCACCAGCCGTGCGAAGTCGTCCCCGAGGGCCTTGTACGCGCCGTACAGCGCGGTGTACGTCGTGCCGGAGTCGAGGGGGTTCCCGGAGAGCACCTTTCCCTTCCAGCGAGGATCGGTGAGGTCGCTCCACGAACTCGGAATCGCACCCTCGGGCGTCTGGTCGAGATTCACCATCAGCGCGGCCACATGGACGTTCTGCGCCGTCCATTTGTAGTCGGGCGCGACCGCGTCATCGGGTAGGGCGGCAGCTTCGGGCGACTGGTAGGAGGCGAAGAGTTCGGCATGCCCAGCGAGGACCCCGGGAACAGCGTTGCCGAAGACATCGGCGCTGTTGCTTCCGTCTTCGGCCGCAATGCGCTGCAGGAGCGCGCTCGTCGATCCCTGTTGCACGACGCTCACCTTGAGCGGGGGTTCGAGGGATCCGCCGGCTTCGGTGAAGTTCTGGTTCACCGTGGCGTTGTTGTTGCTGTAGAGCGTTACCGTGTCAGCGCTCGTTGGCGCGCGTTCGCCAGAGCACGAGGCAAGCGTCGCGGCAAGCACCAGCAGTGCCCCGCCTGTCGCCAGAGGTCGTCCCGTCATGGTCTCACTCCTTCTGTGCGGTGGGCTTCTACGTGAACAGTCTGACTTTGAGAACTCGCGTTGCGACGAGAATGGGAGCCAGGGCGAGCACGCAAAGGACGAGCCCGTATGCCGCTGCCTGTCCGTTCATTCCGGCGAACATGAGTTGGAAGATCCGGATATTGATGGTCTCTTGGCCGGCGGAATAGACGACGAGAGAGGCGCTCAGTTCGCCAATGATGGTGACCCAAGTGAGGATCGCCGCTGCCGCAATCCCTGGAAGCATGAGCGGAAGGACCACGCGAGCGAAAGAGCGCAGGGGTGGGACGCCCAGACTGACCGATGCCTCCTCGATCGACTCCGGAATCGAGTGGATGCTGCCGGAGGCGCTTCGCACGCCGTGGGGGAGCCTGCGCACAACGAAGACGAGTATGATGATGAGCGCGGTGCCGGACATATTCCAGGGCCGTCCTCCGAACGACATGACCACTCCGATGCCGAGCACGGTTCCGGACAGAGCCTGGGGGAACATGACGAGATAGGAGAGGAGGGGAGACAGGAGGTTCTTCTTTCGCACAATGACCGTGCTCACGACAGCGCTGAGAATGACGCCGATGATACACGCGACACCTCCGAAAACCAGCGTATTCCTGATCGGGTAGGGATCCGAGACCATGATGCTTGCGAAGTTGTCGACGGAGAACTCCCCCCAGTGGAGCACGGGCCCGGTGCTCTTGGTGAACGCCATCACCGCGGTCAACCCGAAAGGCAGGAGCGTCGCTGCGACGATGATCGTTGCGATACTCGTCAACGCGAAGCCGTGCGGTCCTCGCAGGGGGATCGGCGTCCAGGATCTACCCTGGACCATGTGGTAGCGACGCCCGCCGATAAGGAGGTTCTGTCCGAGGAGCGTGAGAGCGATGATTGCCACTGACACGGTCGCCAGGGTGCTCTGCATCTTCGGATCGGCTCCCGTCTCGGCCAGGAAGACCCTGTAGGTCATCGGGGCGAGGAGTTCGACGCGCTTTCCCACAACCGTGGCGGTTGTGAAGTTGCCCAAGGTGAGAGAGAAGACGAGGATGGTTGTTGAGAGCACGGCGGGGAGGATTGCTGGGATAGTGACTCGCACGCGGGCCCTGAAGGGCGTTGAGCCGAGGCTCACCGCCGCCTCCTCCAATTGTGAGTCGAACCCCTTGAATGCGGCCAGTGTCCCGAGGTAGACATAGGGAAATGAGAATAGCGGCATCACAAGCAGGAGGCCGGCCCAGCCGTACATGCTCGGGAACCCGATCCCCACGTCGCGCAGCCAGTTGCTGACCACTCCGTTGTTTCCCAGCAGCATGAGCCAGGACTGCGAGATGATCAGTTCGGGGATAAGGAGTACGGCGATGGGAAGTGTGCCGAGCACGGACTTTCCCCAGAACCGATAGCGCGTGTTGAAGTAGGCGAGAAAGACTCCGATGACTGTTGAGATCGCTGAGACGAGCGCAGAGAGCAAGAGCGAGTTCCTCAGCGCTCTGAAGTACTTCCCCTCCGTCACGAACTCTCGCCAGCCGTCGAGTCCGCCACCGGTGGCTACGGAGCGAAGGATCACGTTCGCGATCGGCGTCACAACGAAGATGAGCGCGAGCGCGACCGAGATCACGGTGAAGACCAGCCATGGTGAGAGGCTCTGGCCGGGAGTCCTCGGCGCCGGCGGGTGTGTCGGCGCCGGGCGGGAGAGCCTCATGACCTCATCACCAGGACGTCTTCGCGTGGAAACTCCACGCACACACGGTCACCGGGTCCGAAGCCTGGCTCCGAGGCCGCCGTGGACACCTCGATCTCCTGACCGCCCGGAACGCGCACACGGTGGACCTGGCGTGAGCCGAGGAACTGGTGCCTGGTCACTTCGCCGCGCACAGCGGCCCCCAACGTGAGAGCCGCGGCGGAGGCCCCTGACAGCCGCAGGGCCTCGGGTCGCGCAACCGCGAAGACGTCGGCGCCAACGAGTTCGGTGCGCGCGACTCCGCAGAGGGTCGAATCTCCGAGACGAACATCGACGGGGTCACCCGGGACGAACCGCCTGCCCTCGGGAAGGGCCACGCGAAGGACGTTCGCCGCGCCGATAAAGTCGGCTGTATAGGTCGATACCGGGTTGCGGTAGACGTCGGAGGGGCTCCCCAGTTGGTCGATCGTTCCTGCGCGCAGGACGGCCATCCGGTCGGAAAGAGCAAGTGCCTCCTCTTGATCGTGTGTCACGAACACTGTCGTGATGCCGAGCTCACCCTGGATGTCGCTGATCGACTCCCGCACCTGAACGCGCAGCTTCTTGTCGAGATTCGACAGCGGCTCGTCCATCAGGAGCACCCTGGGCTTGATCACGAGGGCGCGTGCGAGCGCCACCCTCTGTCGTTGCCCACCGGAGAGCGCGGCAGGCATCCGATCCCCGAGTCCTGCGATGCCCACCCTCATGAGTACCTCGTCGACCAGTTCTGCGATATCAGATCGATTCGTCTGCCGTGCCTTGAGGCCGTAGGCGACGTTAGCGTTGACAGTTCGATCCGGGAACAGTGCATAGTCCTGAAACACCATGCCGATCTCACGGCGGTACACGGGCAGCTCTGTCACTGCGGTGTCGCCGAAGTGGATTTCACCGGACTCGGGGCTGATGAAGCCTGCGATCGTGCGAAGCAGTGTTGTCTTGCCGCAGCCCGAGGGTCCGAGGAGCGTGAAGAACTCTCCGTCCCCAATAGATAGACTGAGATCGTCGAGCACTCGGTTGCCGCCATACGCGACGCTGAGTCCGTCGATCGTAATCGAAGTCATTGCGGACTCCTTTCGTTGTCGACGCTGACAACTGAACTGTGAGTGCGCTGGCCGCCCAGGGGTGGCGCCTAGGCGGTGCCTCCGCCGTCGACCACAATTGACGCACCGGTGATGTAGCTGGCTCTGTCGCTCGCGAGCCAGACGACGGCCTCGGCGACCTCGTCGGGAGTTCCCATCCTGCCCAAAGGGCGGTCGGCGGCTTGGTCCCTGAAGGCGATCTCATCCTGTCCCAACTGACGCGCCTCGTCGCGCACCATTTGGGTGAGGACGTCGCCGGGGTTGACGGAGTTCACCCGGATGCCCTGACTGCCGTGGTCGATCGCGAGCGCCCGAGACATGTTGACCACGGCGCCCTTGGACGCGCAGTAGGAGATCGCGTTGTCGCCGCCCTTCAGTCCCCATCCGGAGCCTGTGTTGACGATCGATCCGCCGCCTTGGGCGGCCATGATGGGAATCACCCGTCGTGAGACGAGGAACACCGAGCGGACGTTGACGCCCATGACGAGGTCCCAGTCGTCGACGTTGGTGTCGAGGATGTTCGTGCGGCGAATGATGCCGGCGTTATTGAAGAGCACGTCGACGCGGCCGTATGCGCTGAGCACCTCATCGACGGCGGCGTCGACGGCGATGGCGTCGCTGACATCCACCTCGATCGCGATCGACTCGCGTCCGGAGTCGCGGATGTCCTGAGCGACCTGCGCAGCCGCAGCGTGGTCGATGTCGAGCAGGGCGACCCGGGCTCCCTCGCGCGCCATGGCCTTCGATGTCGAGGCCCCGATCCCTCCGCCGCCTCCGGTGACGATGGCGACTTTTCCCTCAAGCAACACGCGCTCCTCCTTTGGTCGCGCTCCGCAATCGGTATCGGCTCGTCGTCCGGACGCCGGTGATGACTGTCACGACTCCGCTGAGTCGGTCATCGGTGGCGGCGTCTCCTGAGTCGATGAGCAGGGGGCGCCCCTGCAGGTCCAGGAGTTTCTGCTCCGACGCCACGACGATGAGGTTCGTGGGTGGGATGGCGTCCAGGACGCGATGCGAGATCTGCTGGTTTCCGCGTCCGATGACAAATCCGTGCCCGCCGATGACCGAGACGACGATGCTGAGGGGTGACCCGGTGGCGACTTCCAGGAGGTCGGCCTCTGACGCGTCGCGGACAAGAGGTACGCCGTCTCGCACGATGTCGACGCCGAGCGGGCCCTTGTCGTAGCCGATCAGCCGTGCGAGCTCCCGCATCGTGCTGCCAGGACCGATGGCCGTCGTTCGCTCGGCGCTGACCCTTGCGAACGCCCCTTGGGCGGCGGCGGCGACGGCGTCTCGCTCGCCCGTGGGGACGGAGCCCTTTCGCGCCTGAGTTCGGCCTGCGATGACCGGCACCCTCATGACGCTGTACACCGTCGGGGCGACGACCTTCTGTCGCAGCGTCTCCTCGTCGACGTCGAGTACGTCTCGGACTGCCGTCGGCACGTGGCCGCCTTCCCAGGCCGCTGCGGTCGCGCCAGCCGCCTGGGGTGAGACTCCGAAGACGCCGGAGTACATCTTGACGCCGCTTGGCACGCCGAGTCCTGCGGCGCCATCGGGTAGCGACAAGGCCACGTCCCGTGCGGTTCCGTCGCCACCGGCGAAGAGCACGAGATCCACCCCCTCGTCGATGAAGGCTCGTACGGCGGCCACCGTGTCGCATGCTCTTGTCGGGTATGTCGGGCTGAAGACCACTCGTGGCGAGAGCGCCGCTTCGCGGACGGCGTCCTCGCCCATCCTCCCCGCGACGGTGACCAGCCGGGCTGAGGGGACCTTCCGGGCGACCACACGCAGCGCCTGCGCCATGCGTTCGTGGGCGCGTGATCGTCCGCCGCGCGCCTCTGCAAGCCGCTGGATGTCGACGCCGTCGGAGCCGGACAGGCCCGCGGTTCCGCCGACCCCAGCCACGGGGTTCACCAGCACGCCGATCATGGCGACCCACGCGTTCCGAAGTACTTGCGGCGGTAGGCGCGCCAGGTGACTGCCCATCGCTCGGGATCATCGAGGTCCGCGTGCTCAGTCCGGTGCACGGTGGAGCGGTGCGGAGCAGTCTGAACTGTCTCGGGGCTCTCGTGCGCCTCGCGGCTCACCTCGGCGAGCGATGCCGCATAGAGATCGAGCTCCTGCCTCGAGTAGGACTCCGTGGGCTCGAGCGTGAACGGCTGTGGCACGACGTGCGGATGATGACTCGTCCAGTAGTGCAGGCCGTAGTCAGCCATCCGGAGTCCGATCTCCTCGGAGCTCACGCCCGTGGCCTCGAAGAGCTCTTTCCAGGAGTACCGCACTTGCTCGATCCGGCGTCGGCCCTGGGCATAGGGGACGCTCGCCCCGGGAATCCGGCGCACGAGTTCAAGCAGATAGTTATTGTTGAGCACCGCGATTTCGGCGACCTCGCGAAGACCCTCTGCGCCGAGCGAGCGAATCCAGGAGTACGCGCGCACAATGTTCGGCACGACCCCGTAGAACGGCGCGACCGCACCGATCGATCGAGGCGCCGCACCCGTCGTGACGAATCGATCGCCCTTTTTGACCACTCGTGGACCAGGCAGGAGCTCCGCGAGCTTCTCAGTCACTGCGTTCACGCCGCCTCCGGGCCCGCCAGACCCGTGGGGCGTGCTGAAGGTCTTGTGAAGGTTGAAGTGGCAGAGGTCGAACCCGGCTTCGCGTGCACGGGTGATCCCGAGTATGCCGTTGGCATTGGCCTGATCATAGGAGGCGAGGGCGCCGACGGCGTGCGCTGTCTCCACCCAGCCTCGAATGTCTGGGTTGAAGATCCCCGTATCCTCTGGATTCGTGACCATGATCGCGGCTGTGCGGTCGCTGATCGCCGACTCGAACGCGCCGCGGTCCGGATAGCCGCTCTCGTCCGGATAGATGGTGATGACGTCGTAACCCGCAGCCTTGGCCGCCGCCGCGTTCGACGGATGGCTGAAGATCGTCGTGATCACCTCGCGCCGCCGCCCGCCCTCGCCACGGAGGTCGTGATACGCGCGGATGAGCGAGGCGTTCATCCAGATTGCCGACGAGCCGCCTTGGGTCTGCAGCGACACCGCATCCATCCCGGAAATTGCCCTCATTATCTCCTGAAGTTGCCAGATGATCTCCAGCACACCCTGGACATCGTCGTCGTCCTGCATGGGGTGCAAGGACTTGAGCTTCGGTGTGTCGATGAGCCGTTCGTTGACCTTCGGCGAGTACTTCATCGTGCAGGTCCCTTGGCCGACATCGATGTTCAGATCCGCGCCAAGGGTTCCCTGCGACAGGCGCAAGTAGTGCTTCAGGACGCGCATCTGCCCGATCTCGGGGAGGTCGAGGCGCGATCTGCGACGGAGGGACTTCGGGACGAGGGCGGCCGCGTCGCCGACCACCGCGGAGACTTCGGATTCGACGGCGGACACGAGGACGCCCCGTTGCCCCGGCGCGTGGAGATCGAAGATGATCCGCTCGTCCCACCGGGCTTGGTGGAACCGGGGAAGATGCGGCTTCGGCAGGAGTGGAAGGCTCATTGCCGCGCCCCGTTCTGCGCGTCGACGTCGCCCAGAGCCGCGGCGATGGCGTCTGCGAGACGGTCGATCTCCTCGCGCGTCGTCATCTCCGTGACGCAGATGAGCAGACTCCGTTCGTCGAGCACGACACCCGCGTCGATCTGTGCGCGGCGGGTCGCCGCGACGACGTCGACCGCGCTCGCGCTCTCGAACTCGACGCAGAACTCTCGGAAGTGCAGCGCGGGGTCACTGAGCCTGGCGCCGGGGATCGCTGCGACTCGCCGCTGCGCGTAGGCGGTGCGGGCGAGGATGGTCTCGCCAATGTCGCGCATTCCGCGGGGTCCCATCAGGGCGAGATAGACGCCAGCGGCGATACCCCAGAGGGCGGCTGCCGTCCCCACCCACTCCTTCCCCTCTTCGCGCAGCGCGAACGACGTTCTTTCGTAGGCGACGTCTCCGAAGCCGAGTTCGCCCGGCACGGATGTGCTCGCGAGGCCGAAGAGGCGAGACGGCAGCTCCATCACGAACTGAGGGTCGTCGTGCAGTGCGATGAAGCCGCCGCGGGCGCCGCCAAACCACTGGTGCAGACCAAGTGACTGGATCTCGCCGGTGACGATGTCGGCACCCAACCCCGCGGGCGGCTCCAAGACGCCGTAGAGAAGCGGCTCCGTGCCGACCACGACGATTGCCCCCGCTGCGTGGGCGAGCTGCGAGATCTCTGACAGGTTCTCCTCGATCGATCCCCGCACGCTGGGTGTCTCAATCCAGACGGCCGCGACATCGTCGTCGAGTGATGCGGGAAGCGCGGAGATGTTGGCCACGCTGGCGCTCGTCGGGATTGTCTCGACGCTGAGGAACCCGCTGACGAAGTCGCGGACCTTGTCGAGCTTGTGCGGGTGAGGGTCGCTCAACTGCAACACGCGCCGACGCCCGGTGATGCGGCCCGCCATGGCGACTGCGGTTGCCGCCGCCTGGTAGCCGTCGTAGGTCGGAACGTTGACGACATCCATCCCGAGGAGCTCCCCCATCAGGGATTGGTATTCGAACAGCGCTTGGAACCGTCCGTGGTCGTCGTACGGTTCACCGGCGTAGGCGGTGAGGAACTCGCTCCGTCCGATGACCTCGTCCACTACTGCGGGCACCGAGTGCCGATAGACCCCGAAACCTAGAAACGAGGTCCGCTCATCCGTGGATGCGTTTCTGGACAGG is a window from the Xylanimonas ulmi genome containing:
- the tatA gene encoding Sec-independent protein translocase subunit TatA translates to MGMLKPWHIIVLVVVILLIFGAQRLPDLARSVGQSLKIFKSEVKDLTSDGEQPPVVSTGAPTAAPEA
- a CDS encoding Sec-independent protein translocase TatB — encoded protein: MLDINGGELLVIAVLAVVLIGPERLPQYAQQLATLVRDAKRWLAQAKDRVADELGPDVDVDWSRLDPRAYDPRAIVREALLDDLLPGGVRRPAGSVEDVAVRRPQGAVSLPDEPDGPDEPDGVAHGVGGGRQAEAA
- the tatC gene encoding twin-arginine translocase subunit TatC, producing the protein MASPTTAPARDASREALTDSPPVDGARAPGRRARMPLRGHLRELRTRSLWVAVGLAVGALLGWALYDPLLALLTRPLHLAASTEHRDIALNFTALGAPLDIRLKVSLFLAVLVTCPWWLYQVWAFITPGLTARERRYAVGFLGAAVPLFLGGGALAWWVLPHAVNILASFAPEGTSQLVNAQDYLTFVMRLVLAFGVAFVAPVLLVALNLAGVVRHEPLARGWRWAVLAAFVFAAVMTPTPDALTMVLVAAPICALYFAALGVAVWHDRQVDVRV
- a CDS encoding GntR family transcriptional regulator gives rise to the protein MNVKIRRHSLRSQVRDEMLARMRSGAVEPGQSISEAQLAADLGVSRTPLREALIGLAEADQIDWVEGKGFRFKPFSAEELEELAPIVSALEGLAVSLTATDQLPEIGRRLLTLAGDFRAEHVQFAHVAANDDAWHTLLTSGCPNQRLGEMMRNTRQAIHRYERLLVSDHTVVSRVAAEHVKIARAVCDGDIPAAQEALRENWINGVRRMIRLTNAGGGDR
- a CDS encoding inositol monophosphatase family protein, giving the protein MSETESFSDHPRRAEFVGFAEQLADISRSLLSGNSAGAAAQCKSESNPATEFDLVVESTLRARINDQYPRHGIVGEEFEPERRDAEFVWVLDPIDGTRAFAAGIPVFTTLIALCHRSEPVIGVIDAPASGDRWVGVVGSATRRNGVETSTRDLRSLEDAVVAWGYPEVTLLEHEAGANALRAATAWRVYGSGSFGFGSLASGALDIAVESGDVVESDVCALVPVVNGAGGWCTDAFGEPITLHNGTSCLAAGTRELHAQAVRLLNSGNQALDTRGARGAELPKAGADRRGLEMPPIWPRRLSQRTTDEGR
- a CDS encoding extracellular solute-binding protein, encoding MTGRPLATGGALLVLAATLASCSGERAPTSADTVTLYSNNNATVNQNFTEAGGSLEPPLKVSVVQQGSTSALLQRIAAEDGSNSADVFGNAVPGVLAGHAELFASYQSPEAAALPDDAVAPDYKWTAQNVHVAALMVNLDQTPEGAIPSSWSDLTDPRWKGKVLSGNPLDSGTTYTALYGAYKALGDDFARLVQNLEVTDDTDTLYPAVAQGEYAVSLGYESNIYAYIAGGQESIRIVYPSDGVSTTYEAVAVIEKAANPDGARRLVDAMISKETQIKILEKTFRRPSRTDIEVGEYLDLPSLSSLNIVRDDKDSPAERKAFEEAWNAAQG
- a CDS encoding ABC transporter permease, yielding MRLSRPAPTHPPAPRTPGQSLSPWLVFTVISVALALIFVVTPIANVILRSVATGGGLDGWREFVTEGKYFRALRNSLLLSALVSAISTVIGVFLAYFNTRYRFWGKSVLGTLPIAVLLIPELIISQSWLMLLGNNGVVSNWLRDVGIGFPSMYGWAGLLLVMPLFSFPYVYLGTLAAFKGFDSQLEEAAVSLGSTPFRARVRVTIPAILPAVLSTTILVFSLTLGNFTTATVVGKRVELLAPMTYRVFLAETGADPKMQSTLATVSVAIIALTLLGQNLLIGGRRYHMVQGRSWTPIPLRGPHGFALTSIATIIVAATLLPFGLTAVMAFTKSTGPVLHWGEFSVDNFASIMVSDPYPIRNTLVFGGVACIIGVILSAVVSTVIVRKKNLLSPLLSYLVMFPQALSGTVLGIGVVMSFGGRPWNMSGTALIIILVFVVRRLPHGVRSASGSIHSIPESIEEASVSLGVPPLRSFARVVLPLMLPGIAAAAILTWVTIIGELSASLVVYSAGQETINIRIFQLMFAGMNGQAAAYGLVLCVLALAPILVATRVLKVRLFT
- a CDS encoding ABC transporter ATP-binding protein, which encodes MTSITIDGLSVAYGGNRVLDDLSLSIGDGEFFTLLGPSGCGKTTLLRTIAGFISPESGEIHFGDTAVTELPVYRREIGMVFQDYALFPDRTVNANVAYGLKARQTNRSDIAELVDEVLMRVGIAGLGDRMPAALSGGQRQRVALARALVIKPRVLLMDEPLSNLDKKLRVQVRESISDIQGELGITTVFVTHDQEEALALSDRMAVLRAGTIDQLGSPSDVYRNPVSTYTADFIGAANVLRVALPEGRRFVPGDPVDVRLGDSTLCGVARTELVGADVFAVARPEALRLSGASAAALTLGAAVRGEVTRHQFLGSRQVHRVRVPGGQEIEVSTAASEPGFGPGDRVCVEFPREDVLVMRS
- a CDS encoding SDR family NAD(P)-dependent oxidoreductase, translating into MLLEGKVAIVTGGGGGIGASTSKAMAREGARVALLDIDHAAAAQVAQDIRDSGRESIAIEVDVSDAIAVDAAVDEVLSAYGRVDVLFNNAGIIRRTNILDTNVDDWDLVMGVNVRSVFLVSRRVIPIMAAQGGGSIVNTGSGWGLKGGDNAISYCASKGAVVNMSRALAIDHGSQGIRVNSVNPGDVLTQMVRDEARQLGQDEIAFRDQAADRPLGRMGTPDEVAEAVVWLASDRASYITGASIVVDGGGTA
- a CDS encoding ATP-NAD kinase family protein, whose protein sequence is MIGVLVNPVAGVGGTAGLSGSDGVDIQRLAEARGGRSRAHERMAQALRVVARKVPSARLVTVAGRMGEDAVREAALSPRVVFSPTYPTRACDTVAAVRAFIDEGVDLVLFAGGDGTARDVALSLPDGAAGLGVPSGVKMYSGVFGVSPQAAGATAAAWEGGHVPTAVRDVLDVDEETLRQKVVAPTVYSVMRVPVIAGRTQARKGSVPTGERDAVAAAAQGAFARVSAERTTAIGPGSTMRELARLIGYDKGPLGVDIVRDGVPLVRDASEADLLEVATGSPLSIVVSVIGGHGFVIGRGNQQISHRVLDAIPPTNLIVVASEQKLLDLQGRPLLIDSGDAATDDRLSGVVTVITGVRTTSRYRLRSATKGGARVA